The Amycolatopsis sp. 195334CR genome window below encodes:
- the mptB gene encoding polyprenol phosphomannose-dependent alpha 1,6 mannosyltransferase MptB, with amino-acid sequence MLRADQLRWTGFAGVLLLVVTALIKGPVLAVGIAGMGLLVLSWFLLGRELPDARWLRWTQVLWTVPLLAAPPLFSGDLHSYLAQGEIAARGLDPYTVGPLEGLGASAMTDRVSGYWRESPSPYGPLFTEFQEWIARLVGENLVAGLLAHRFVELVGLALIVWATPRLAEAAGVPERVALWLGVLNPLVLWHFVAGVHNDSLMLGLMLAGTALALAALGDRIEWARLTWGVVLVAAGALVKLPAIVALAVIGTALARRYGATFGRLVLWGSGMVLAMAFVTTAVSLGTGFGFGWLRTLTTSGTVNSWMAPTNWFGFLTGGVGSLFGASILQTMIGVGKVIGYVVIAVGVAFVIHRQLTGRLAFVPALGAMMALVVVFGPVVQPWYVLWAAIPLAACLPAGRPRTWLTLGLALFSVLLPPSSGNVVALIGGYLGGAVVVGVGYVLLQRTRRPEPTGADSPQ; translated from the coding sequence ATGCTCCGGGCTGATCAACTCCGCTGGACCGGGTTCGCGGGCGTGCTGCTGCTGGTGGTGACCGCGCTGATCAAGGGCCCGGTGCTGGCGGTCGGCATCGCCGGGATGGGCCTGCTGGTGCTGTCGTGGTTCCTGCTCGGGCGGGAGCTGCCGGACGCGCGGTGGCTGCGGTGGACGCAGGTGCTGTGGACGGTGCCGTTGCTGGCCGCGCCGCCCCTGTTCAGCGGGGACCTGCACAGCTATCTGGCCCAGGGGGAGATCGCGGCGCGCGGGCTCGACCCGTACACCGTGGGGCCGTTGGAGGGTCTCGGCGCGTCCGCGATGACCGACCGGGTCAGCGGTTACTGGCGCGAGTCGCCGTCGCCGTACGGGCCGCTGTTCACCGAGTTCCAGGAGTGGATCGCCCGGCTGGTCGGCGAGAACCTGGTCGCGGGGTTGCTGGCGCACCGGTTCGTCGAGCTGGTCGGCCTGGCGCTCATCGTCTGGGCGACGCCGCGCCTGGCGGAGGCGGCCGGCGTGCCGGAGCGGGTGGCGCTGTGGCTCGGCGTGCTGAACCCGTTGGTGCTGTGGCACTTCGTCGCCGGGGTGCACAACGATTCGCTGATGCTGGGGCTCATGCTGGCCGGCACGGCCCTGGCGCTGGCGGCGCTGGGCGACCGCATCGAATGGGCGCGGTTGACGTGGGGCGTGGTCCTGGTGGCGGCCGGGGCGTTGGTGAAGTTGCCCGCCATCGTGGCGCTCGCGGTGATCGGCACGGCGCTGGCCAGGCGGTACGGCGCCACCTTCGGCCGGTTGGTGCTGTGGGGGTCGGGCATGGTGCTGGCGATGGCGTTCGTCACGACCGCGGTTTCGCTCGGCACGGGTTTCGGCTTCGGCTGGCTGCGGACGTTGACCACCTCCGGCACGGTGAACAGCTGGATGGCCCCGACGAACTGGTTCGGCTTCCTGACCGGCGGCGTCGGTTCGCTGTTCGGCGCGAGCATCCTGCAGACGATGATCGGGGTCGGCAAGGTCATCGGTTACGTGGTGATCGCCGTCGGGGTGGCGTTCGTGATCCACCGCCAGCTGACCGGGCGCCTGGCCTTCGTGCCCGCCCTGGGCGCGATGATGGCCCTCGTCGTCGTCTTCGGCCCGGTGGTGCAGCCTTGGTATGTGCTTTGGGCCGCGATCCCTTTGGCCGCCTGCCTTCCAGCCGGTCGCCCGCGGACGTGGCTGACTCTGGGGCTGGCGCTTTTCTCGGTGCTGCTGCCGCCTTCTTCGGGCAACGTGGTCGCTTTGATCGGTGGCTACCTGGGAGGCGCGGTGGTCGTCGGTGTCGGGTACGTACTGCTTCAGCGAACTCGCCGGCCCGAACCAACTGGCGCGGACAGTCCGCAATAG
- a CDS encoding CopG family transcriptional regulator translates to MEQQPPQGGPASADDYTKLSVYLNPEAAAALKEYTSKRNISYTEAIRRAIAILKFVDEELAAGHELQVNDGESVQKILLVG, encoded by the coding sequence ATGGAGCAGCAGCCGCCGCAGGGTGGTCCAGCCTCGGCCGACGACTACACGAAGCTGAGCGTCTACCTCAATCCGGAGGCGGCGGCAGCACTCAAGGAGTACACCAGCAAGCGAAACATCAGTTACACCGAGGCGATTCGTCGGGCTATCGCCATACTCAAGTTCGTCGACGAGGAACTGGCCGCTGGTCACGAACTGCAGGTGAACGACGGCGAATCGGTGCAGAAAATTCTTCTTGTGGGTTGA
- a CDS encoding CsbD family protein, with protein sequence MSLADKAKDKAQQAMGAAKEKLGRATDNEDLRDSGKADRTEGEVKEAGHDLRDKAKGAVQDLKRDR encoded by the coding sequence ATGAGCCTCGCGGACAAGGCCAAGGACAAGGCCCAGCAGGCGATGGGCGCGGCCAAGGAGAAGCTCGGCCGGGCCACGGACAACGAGGACCTGCGTGACTCGGGCAAGGCCGACCGCACCGAGGGCGAGGTCAAGGAGGCGGGTCACGACCTCCGGGACAAGGCGAAGGGCGCCGTGCAGGACCTGAAGCGGGACCGGTGA
- a CDS encoding nucleoside deaminase, with translation MRFEGSVRAALEVAREAFVTGDVPIGAVVFAPDGSVLARARNAREELGDPTAHAEILALRAAARVFGDGWRLDGCTLAVTVEPCTMCAGALVLSRVSRLVFGAWEPRTGAVGSLWDVVRDPRLNHRPEVYGGVLEAECAGLLAEFFTGRRAHPGE, from the coding sequence ATGCGGTTCGAAGGTTCCGTGCGCGCCGCGCTGGAGGTGGCGCGTGAGGCGTTCGTCACCGGCGACGTGCCGATCGGCGCGGTGGTGTTCGCCCCGGACGGTTCGGTGCTGGCTCGCGCGCGGAACGCCCGTGAGGAACTGGGCGACCCGACCGCGCACGCGGAAATCCTGGCCCTGCGCGCGGCGGCGCGTGTTTTCGGCGACGGCTGGCGCCTGGACGGCTGCACGCTGGCGGTGACGGTCGAGCCGTGCACCATGTGCGCCGGCGCGCTGGTCCTTTCGCGCGTGTCGCGATTGGTGTTCGGTGCGTGGGAGCCGCGGACGGGCGCGGTCGGTTCGCTGTGGGACGTGGTGCGGGACCCACGGTTGAACCACCGGCCGGAGGTGTACGGCGGGGTGCTGGAGGCGGAGTGCGCCGGGCTGCTGGCCGAGTTCTTCACCGGGCGGCGGGCTCACCCCGGCGAGTGA
- a CDS encoding tRNA adenosine deaminase-associated protein translates to MAGQEAITGFAVAVVREDGRWRCSQLDTGALAELDAAITELAKMRSTGAVFGLLAVDDEFFVIVRPSPRGASLLLSDAAAALDYDIAADVLDLLRVDPPEEDDDAIWPEGDLEILADFGLPAVELQVIVGEVDRYPDEQLLMIAQRCGFGDEFAKLLDEV, encoded by the coding sequence ATGGCGGGGCAGGAGGCGATCACCGGGTTCGCGGTGGCCGTGGTGCGCGAGGACGGCCGTTGGCGTTGCTCGCAGTTGGACACCGGGGCGCTGGCGGAGCTGGACGCCGCGATCACCGAGCTGGCGAAAATGCGGTCCACCGGGGCCGTTTTCGGCCTGCTGGCGGTGGACGACGAGTTCTTCGTGATCGTGCGGCCGAGCCCGCGTGGCGCGTCGCTGCTGCTCTCGGACGCCGCGGCGGCGCTGGACTACGACATCGCGGCCGACGTGCTCGACCTGCTGCGGGTGGATCCGCCCGAGGAGGACGACGACGCGATCTGGCCGGAAGGCGACCTGGAGATCCTCGCGGACTTCGGCCTGCCCGCGGTGGAGTTGCAGGTGATCGTCGGTGAGGTGGACCGCTACCCCGACGAGCAGCTCCTGATGATCGCGCAGCGCTGCGGTTTCGGCGACGAGTTCGCGAAGCTGCTCGACGAAGTGTGA
- a CDS encoding M20 family metallopeptidase has protein sequence MSPSGPTDLPPLPGARFAGLLAAAKALQPKTVDLRRALHRHPEQGLHLPKTQAAIERALDGLPLEITRGKSTTALTAVLRGARPGPSVLLRGDMDALPLTEDTGLDYASEVEGTMHACGHDTHVAMLASAAHLLAERKEDLAGSVVFMFQPGEEGYHGARHMIHEGVLDAAGEQVSAAFALHTYANAESGKILTRHGPILASADSFLVRVTGKGGHGSAPHQALDPVPAAAAMVGALQTMITRRISVFDPAVLSVTRISAGTTSNIIPETAELEGTIRTLSERTRALVRAELPKVCESIGAAHGCRVMVDIEPGYPVTANDPAQADLVTSLAEEVLGVQYAQPMPEPVMGAEDFSYVLQRVPGAFAFIGACPPETSLDDVAPNHSNRVQYHEDAMANGVAMHAAFALAHLGG, from the coding sequence ATGAGCCCTTCCGGTCCCACCGATCTCCCGCCCCTGCCGGGTGCCCGTTTCGCCGGGTTGCTGGCCGCGGCCAAGGCGTTGCAGCCGAAGACCGTCGACCTCCGCCGGGCCCTGCACCGGCACCCCGAGCAGGGCCTGCACCTGCCGAAAACCCAGGCCGCGATCGAGCGCGCGCTCGACGGCCTCCCGCTGGAGATCACCCGGGGCAAGTCGACCACCGCGCTGACCGCGGTGCTGCGCGGCGCCCGCCCCGGCCCGTCGGTGCTGCTGCGCGGGGACATGGACGCGCTTCCACTCACCGAAGACACCGGCCTGGACTACGCCTCCGAGGTCGAGGGCACCATGCACGCCTGCGGGCACGACACGCACGTGGCGATGCTGGCTTCGGCCGCGCACCTGCTCGCCGAGCGCAAAGAGGACCTGGCCGGTTCGGTCGTGTTCATGTTCCAGCCCGGTGAAGAGGGGTACCACGGCGCGCGCCACATGATCCACGAAGGCGTGCTGGACGCGGCAGGCGAGCAGGTCAGCGCGGCCTTCGCGCTGCACACCTACGCGAACGCCGAATCGGGAAAGATCCTCACCCGGCACGGCCCGATCCTCGCTTCGGCGGACAGCTTCCTGGTCCGGGTGACCGGCAAGGGCGGCCACGGTTCGGCCCCCCACCAGGCACTCGACCCGGTACCGGCCGCCGCCGCGATGGTCGGCGCGCTGCAGACGATGATCACCCGCCGGATCAGCGTGTTCGACCCGGCGGTGCTGTCGGTGACCCGCATCTCGGCGGGCACCACCTCCAACATCATCCCGGAGACCGCCGAACTCGAGGGCACCATCCGCACGCTCTCCGAGCGCACCCGCGCCCTCGTGCGCGCCGAACTGCCGAAGGTCTGCGAGAGCATCGGCGCCGCGCACGGCTGCCGGGTCATGGTGGACATCGAGCCCGGATACCCGGTCACCGCCAACGATCCGGCGCAGGCGGACCTGGTGACCTCGCTGGCCGAAGAGGTGCTCGGCGTGCAGTACGCCCAGCCGATGCCGGAACCGGTCATGGGCGCCGAGGACTTCTCCTATGTGCTGCAACGGGTTCCGGGTGCCTTCGCGTTCATCGGCGCCTGCCCGCCGGAGACCTCTTTGGACGACGTGGCGCCGAACCACTCCAACCGCGTCCAGTACCACGAGGACGCGATGGCGAACGGCGTGGCGATGCACGCGGCCTTCGCGCTCGCGCACCTGGGCGGCTAG
- a CDS encoding prephenate dehydrogenase: protein MSPVRDVCVIGLGLIGGSVLRAAAAAKRTAWGATTSESDAAAARAQGYDAETDVAAALRRAAEADALVVLAVPLPVIDETLHLLAEHAPNALLTDVTSVKAPVLRAVRRWAPEARYVGGHPMAGTSRSGWDAGDAELFRDAAWVVEIEDDTDLALWAEVAEFAVSLGAHVVPLSATAHDEAVARISHLPHLLAAVLAAVGAEGGPVAMSLAAGSFRDGTRVAGSRPELVRAMTEGNRDALLSVLDDALGRLGAARGSLASTGGLAKTIQAGHQGSLAFTEHREQDRVGVQLSLSAPDAREALRALGERGGRITGISGDQATAESS from the coding sequence ATGTCCCCCGTGCGAGACGTCTGCGTGATCGGGCTCGGGTTGATCGGCGGTTCGGTGCTGCGCGCCGCCGCCGCGGCGAAGAGGACGGCGTGGGGTGCCACCACGTCCGAATCGGACGCCGCGGCGGCCAGAGCGCAGGGCTACGACGCGGAAACCGACGTGGCCGCGGCGCTGCGCCGGGCCGCCGAAGCGGATGCGCTGGTGGTGCTGGCGGTACCGCTGCCCGTCATCGACGAGACCCTGCACCTGCTGGCCGAGCACGCGCCGAACGCGCTGCTCACCGACGTGACCAGTGTGAAGGCACCGGTGCTGCGGGCGGTCCGGCGCTGGGCGCCGGAAGCGCGGTACGTCGGCGGGCACCCGATGGCGGGCACGTCGCGGTCCGGTTGGGACGCCGGTGACGCGGAGTTGTTCCGCGATGCCGCGTGGGTGGTGGAGATCGAGGACGACACCGACCTGGCGCTGTGGGCGGAGGTCGCCGAGTTCGCCGTTTCGCTGGGTGCGCACGTGGTGCCGTTGTCGGCGACCGCGCACGACGAGGCGGTGGCCCGGATTTCTCACCTGCCGCACCTGCTCGCCGCGGTGCTGGCCGCGGTCGGCGCGGAGGGTGGGCCGGTGGCCATGTCGCTGGCCGCGGGCTCGTTCCGGGACGGCACCCGGGTGGCGGGCAGCCGCCCCGAACTGGTGCGGGCGATGACCGAGGGCAACCGGGACGCGTTGCTGTCGGTGCTCGACGACGCACTGGGCAGGCTCGGCGCGGCCCGCGGCTCGCTGGCCTCGACCGGTGGGCTGGCCAAGACCATCCAAGCTGGTCACCAGGGTTCGCTGGCCTTCACCGAGCATCGCGAGCAGGATCGGGTCGGCGTCCAGCTGAGCCTTTCGGCGCCGGACGCCAGGGAGGCGTTGCGCGCGCTGGGTGAGCGGGGCGGCCGGATCACCGGGATCTCCGGCGACCAGGCCACCGCCGAATCAAGCTAG
- a CDS encoding antitoxin: protein MGINFDELKNKAKDALGKNSEKIEQGLDKASGVAKSKFGKHSDKIDNATGKAKDFLHKNQGGGEQPPGGQTPPPQPPPAQ, encoded by the coding sequence ATGGGCATTAACTTCGACGAGTTGAAGAACAAGGCCAAGGACGCGCTGGGCAAGAACAGCGAGAAGATCGAGCAGGGCCTCGACAAGGCCAGCGGGGTGGCGAAGTCGAAGTTCGGCAAGCACTCCGACAAGATCGACAACGCCACCGGCAAGGCGAAGGACTTCCTGCACAAGAACCAGGGTGGCGGTGAGCAGCCACCGGGCGGGCAGACCCCGCCGCCGCAGCCGCCTCCCGCGCAGTGA
- a CDS encoding FUSC family protein — translation MSSRDLSAPNWLVHLLRSKPDPTPWTRAIRAPIALALPLAIGFALGDITLGAVVSTGALPTVLSEAAGPYRYRARRITGAAVAAFAGYTAGLLSGGNPAVSVPVVIVVAALSALISAAGSNASIAALQMFVFCVLGTGQHLLGVQVEISLLCFVVGAVWGLGVALFGWTVRATSPERTAVTQVFIELAAMLSAEDEDTQRAARHQLTSALNTAYDRLLTARSWLSGRDETYRKLLTLLSASTPAVEAAVAMVNAGERPPRELVDHLVRLATAVRMDAGLPPVPEIESDEPMAVALRAGLVKIGKGKERKRREPVPLRKRLRDYFGELAGPVTWSATLRLTLCVAIAEVVSLLVPFERSYWITLTVGIVLKPDFGSVFGRAVLRGIGTVAGVSIGAAVLGLGAQGWWLVVFSAVFAAGVAIGKVRNYGLLATFVTPLIILQMDLSSHGDWSVVLARLVDTVLGCAIVLVFGYLLWPGSMRPRVGGQLADALDKVTTYAGRALQPVESAEDRAERSRGRRRAYRALADLRTTFQQVIVEPSAAGRQAVAWWPVIVELERLTDAITEVVVTVEHGVAPPEPDAVEHVTAALTELAAAVREQREPASMAMPGGDQLSGVVDGLTAVFDAVRGPDLTERSPMRFVRRFLIDRWT, via the coding sequence GTGAGCTCGCGCGATCTGTCCGCCCCGAACTGGCTCGTGCACCTCCTGCGCAGCAAGCCGGACCCGACCCCGTGGACCCGGGCGATCCGTGCGCCGATCGCGCTGGCGCTGCCGCTGGCCATCGGCTTCGCGCTGGGCGACATCACGCTCGGCGCGGTGGTCTCGACCGGTGCGCTGCCGACCGTGCTCTCCGAGGCGGCCGGTCCGTACCGGTACCGCGCGCGGCGGATCACGGGCGCGGCGGTCGCCGCCTTCGCCGGGTACACCGCCGGCCTGCTCAGCGGCGGCAATCCGGCCGTGTCGGTGCCGGTGGTGATCGTGGTCGCCGCGTTGTCGGCGCTGATCAGCGCGGCCGGGAGCAACGCCTCGATCGCGGCGCTGCAGATGTTCGTCTTCTGCGTGCTCGGGACCGGGCAGCACCTGCTCGGCGTCCAGGTGGAGATCTCGCTGCTCTGCTTCGTGGTGGGCGCGGTCTGGGGGCTGGGCGTCGCGTTGTTCGGCTGGACGGTCCGCGCCACCTCACCCGAGCGGACCGCGGTCACGCAGGTGTTCATCGAACTGGCCGCGATGCTCTCCGCCGAGGACGAGGACACCCAGCGCGCCGCCCGCCACCAGCTGACTTCCGCGCTCAACACCGCCTACGACCGGCTGCTCACCGCGCGCTCGTGGTTGTCCGGGCGCGACGAGACCTACCGCAAGCTGCTCACCCTGCTGTCGGCGAGCACGCCCGCGGTCGAGGCGGCGGTGGCCATGGTCAACGCGGGCGAGCGCCCGCCGCGCGAGCTGGTCGACCACCTGGTCCGGCTGGCCACCGCGGTCCGGATGGACGCCGGACTGCCACCGGTCCCGGAGATCGAGAGCGATGAGCCGATGGCCGTGGCGCTGCGGGCCGGGCTGGTCAAGATCGGCAAGGGCAAGGAGCGCAAGCGCCGCGAACCGGTCCCGCTGCGCAAACGCTTGCGCGACTACTTCGGCGAGCTCGCCGGGCCGGTGACCTGGAGCGCGACCCTGCGGCTGACCCTGTGCGTGGCGATCGCCGAGGTGGTCAGCCTGCTGGTGCCGTTCGAGCGGTCGTACTGGATCACGCTGACCGTCGGCATCGTGCTCAAACCCGACTTCGGCTCGGTGTTCGGGCGCGCGGTGCTGCGCGGGATCGGCACGGTGGCCGGCGTGTCCATCGGCGCGGCGGTGCTCGGGCTCGGCGCGCAGGGCTGGTGGCTGGTGGTGTTCAGCGCGGTGTTCGCCGCCGGGGTGGCCATCGGCAAGGTGCGCAACTACGGCCTGCTGGCCACCTTCGTCACCCCGCTGATCATCCTGCAGATGGACCTGTCCAGCCACGGCGACTGGTCGGTGGTGCTGGCGCGGCTGGTGGACACCGTGCTCGGCTGCGCCATCGTGCTGGTGTTCGGCTACCTGCTCTGGCCGGGCAGCATGCGGCCGCGGGTGGGCGGGCAGCTGGCCGACGCGCTGGACAAGGTGACCACCTACGCCGGTCGCGCGCTGCAGCCGGTCGAATCGGCCGAGGACCGGGCGGAACGCTCACGGGGCCGTCGCCGGGCGTACCGGGCGCTGGCCGACCTGCGGACCACGTTCCAGCAGGTCATCGTGGAACCGTCGGCGGCGGGACGGCAGGCCGTGGCGTGGTGGCCGGTGATCGTCGAGCTCGAACGGCTCACCGACGCGATCACCGAGGTGGTGGTCACCGTCGAGCACGGCGTGGCGCCACCGGAACCGGACGCGGTCGAGCACGTCACGGCGGCGCTGACCGAGCTGGCGGCGGCGGTCCGCGAGCAGCGAGAACCGGCCAGCATGGCGATGCCGGGCGGCGACCAGCTGTCCGGCGTGGTCGACGGGCTGACCGCGGTGTTCGACGCGGTGCGCGGCCCGGATCTGACCGAACGCTCACCGATGCGGTTCGTCCGGCGGTTCCTCATCGATCGCTGGACCTGA
- a CDS encoding SGNH/GDSL hydrolase family protein, translating into MRRRADLATLLLAPVLIRQGLRVRRDTPRLPGAAGPVRGLVPGPDPLRLLVLGESTVDGVGARDHEEALTGRLAVALAAKTGRGVAWRVAGRTGANARVVHDELLPDAVTEPADLVVIALGVNDTIELHSPARYRRDLLRLVCGVRRALGPVPVVLTGVPHLGRFPALPRPLRDVLGLRSVALDAAAASLAALPGVRHVVMPVDRMTAAAFAADGFHPGPEGYRIWADYLVSG; encoded by the coding sequence ATGAGACGGCGGGCCGACCTGGCCACGCTGCTGCTCGCCCCGGTGCTGATCCGGCAGGGCCTGCGCGTCCGCCGCGACACGCCGCGCCTGCCGGGTGCGGCCGGCCCGGTGCGCGGGCTGGTGCCCGGCCCCGATCCGCTGCGGCTGCTCGTGCTCGGGGAGTCCACTGTGGATGGCGTGGGCGCGCGGGACCACGAGGAGGCGCTCACCGGGCGGCTGGCGGTCGCGCTGGCCGCCAAGACCGGGCGCGGGGTGGCGTGGCGGGTGGCCGGGCGAACCGGCGCGAACGCCCGCGTGGTGCACGACGAACTGCTGCCGGACGCGGTGACCGAGCCCGCCGACCTGGTGGTGATCGCGCTCGGCGTGAACGACACGATCGAGCTGCACTCGCCCGCGCGCTACCGGCGTGACCTGCTGCGGCTGGTTTGCGGGGTGCGGCGGGCGCTCGGGCCGGTGCCGGTCGTGCTCACCGGCGTGCCGCACCTCGGCCGCTTCCCGGCGCTGCCCCGGCCGCTGCGCGACGTGCTCGGCCTGCGGTCGGTCGCGCTGGACGCGGCCGCCGCGTCGCTGGCCGCGCTGCCCGGCGTGCGGCACGTGGTGATGCCGGTGGACCGGATGACCGCGGCCGCGTTCGCCGCCGACGGGTTCCACCCGGGACCGGAGGGGTACCGGATCTGGGCTGATTACCTCGTGTCGGGATGA
- a CDS encoding GbsR/MarR family transcriptional regulator → MSTTPEEHGPPGDAETRKFIEDFAIMMTDAGLQRMASRVFTALLATQKGSLTAGELADVLQISPAAVSGAVRYLTHVGLVTRAREPGERRDHYLISDDQWYEGFGRKDTIYQQLTEVLGRGVDAVGADTPAGRRIAETKDFFEFISKEIPILIDRWRQERRG, encoded by the coding sequence ATGTCGACCACCCCAGAGGAGCACGGTCCGCCAGGTGACGCGGAGACCAGGAAGTTCATCGAGGACTTCGCGATCATGATGACCGACGCCGGCCTGCAGCGCATGGCGTCGCGGGTGTTCACCGCGTTGCTGGCCACCCAGAAGGGCAGCCTCACCGCGGGTGAGCTGGCTGACGTACTGCAGATCAGCCCCGCCGCCGTCTCCGGCGCGGTGCGGTACCTGACGCACGTCGGCCTGGTCACCCGCGCGCGCGAGCCGGGGGAGCGACGCGACCACTACCTGATCAGCGACGACCAGTGGTACGAGGGCTTCGGCCGCAAGGACACCATCTACCAGCAGCTCACCGAGGTGCTCGGGCGCGGCGTGGACGCGGTCGGCGCGGACACCCCGGCGGGCAGGCGGATCGCCGAGACCAAGGACTTCTTCGAGTTCATCAGCAAGGAGATCCCGATCCTGATCGACCGCTGGCGCCAGGAGCGGCGCGGATGA
- a CDS encoding ABC transporter ATP-binding protein, translating into MDNAISISGLVKTFGRTKALNGLDLSVASGEVHGFLGPNGAGKSTTVRVLLGLLRADSGNVRLLGGDPWRDAATLHKRLAYVPGDVNLWPNLSGGEVIDLLGRLRGGLDQRRRAELIERFDLDPKKKGRTYSKGNRQKVAIVAALSSKVDLLILDEPTSGLDPLMEATFQYAIQEEREQGRTVLLSSHILAEVEALCDRVSIIRNGQNVETGTLAELRHLTRTSITAELAGHPNGLSNLPNVHDLHVEGNRVRFDVETHSLDEVLRQLTNVGVRSLVSQPPTLEELFLRHYTTEAQQEAAVR; encoded by the coding sequence ATGGACAACGCCATCTCCATCTCCGGCCTGGTGAAGACCTTCGGCCGGACGAAGGCCCTCAACGGCCTCGACCTGTCCGTCGCCTCGGGTGAGGTGCACGGATTCCTGGGCCCGAACGGCGCCGGGAAGTCGACCACTGTCCGCGTCCTGCTGGGGTTGCTGCGCGCCGACTCCGGGAACGTCCGCCTGCTCGGCGGCGACCCGTGGCGTGACGCGGCCACCCTGCACAAGCGGCTGGCCTACGTACCCGGCGATGTCAACCTGTGGCCCAACCTCTCCGGCGGCGAGGTGATCGACCTGCTGGGGCGCCTGCGGGGCGGGCTCGACCAGCGCCGCCGCGCCGAGCTGATCGAGCGGTTCGACCTCGATCCGAAGAAGAAGGGGCGCACCTACTCCAAGGGCAACCGGCAGAAGGTGGCCATCGTCGCCGCCCTGTCGTCCAAAGTGGACCTGCTGATCCTGGACGAGCCGACCTCCGGGCTGGACCCGCTGATGGAGGCCACCTTCCAGTACGCCATCCAGGAGGAGCGCGAGCAGGGCCGCACGGTGCTGCTGTCCAGCCACATCCTGGCCGAGGTGGAGGCGCTCTGCGACCGGGTCAGCATCATCCGCAACGGGCAGAACGTGGAGACCGGCACGCTGGCCGAGCTGCGCCACCTGACCCGCACCTCGATCACCGCCGAGCTGGCCGGCCACCCGAACGGCCTGTCGAACCTGCCCAACGTGCACGACCTGCACGTCGAGGGCAACCGCGTGCGGTTCGACGTGGAGACGCACTCGCTGGACGAGGTGCTGCGGCAGCTGACGAACGTCGGCGTGCGCAGCCTGGTCAGCCAGCCGCCGACGCTGGAGGAGCTGTTCCTCCGCCACTACACGACCGAGGCGCAGCAAGAGGCGGCGGTCCGATGA